In a genomic window of Lycium ferocissimum isolate CSIRO_LF1 chromosome 9, AGI_CSIRO_Lferr_CH_V1, whole genome shotgun sequence:
- the LOC132030898 gene encoding protein ELF4-LIKE 3-like — MEGDTQLDGKVVQTFQKNFGQVQNILDQNRLLINEINQNHESKIPDNLNRNVGLIRELNNNIRRVVDIYADLSTSCTKSADASSEGDSSGYKRSRPI, encoded by the coding sequence ATGGAAGGGGATACACAATTAGATGGCAAAGTTGTGCAGACATTTCAGAAGAATTTTGGTCAAGTACAGAATATACTGGATCAAAATAGGCTGTTAATCAATGAGATTAATCAGAATCATGAGTCCAAAATCCCTGATAATTTGAACAGAAATGTTGGTTTAATTAGAGAGCTTAACAACAATATCAGAAGGGTTGTAGATATCTATGCAGATCTTTCAACTTCTTGCACTAAATCTGCTGATGCTTCATCTGAAGGAGATTCCAGTGGATACAAGAGGAGTAGGCCTATTTAA